CTTGAAGATGGCCGTGTATTGTGGTCCTATGAAGTAAGCGACGAAATCTCTTCGCCTGCAATTGTTGGCGAGTTGGTCGTGGTAGGCTGCGACGATGGTTCGGTCGCCGCATTCGGATCGAAAGGAGCATAGACCTTGGCAACTCCGTTGCTCGAACTGCGTAACGTCGTCAAACAGTACGACGGCGGTGAAAACCCACTTCGAGTGCTCTCCAATTTGAACCTGCGTGTTGAGGCCGGAGAATCGATTGCCATCGTCGGCCCTTCCGGCTGCGGTAAGAGCACACTTCTCAACCTTATCGGCTCGCTCGATTCGCCCACATCGGGAGAGGTGGTCTTCAAAGACAAGAACATCGCATCGTTGCCTGAGGCGGACCTCGCAACATTCAGAAGCGCAGAGATTGGCTTCGTCTTCCAATCGCACATGCTCCTGCCTCAATGCACCGTGCTCGAGAACATCTTGCTCCCAACGCTTGTAGGCAAGGACGCTTCGACTGCGCTGGACCGCGCCACGCGCCTCCTCGAGCGCGTTGGATTGCGCGACCGCGCCTCGGATCTACCCGAACGGCTGTCCGGAGGAGAACGCCAGCGCGTCGCGGTAGTCCGCGCCCTCATCAACAAACCCAGCCTTCTGCTCGCCGACGAGCCCACCGGCTCGCTGAATCAGAAAGGCGCCCACGACTTGGCTCAACTCCTTCTTGAACTCAATCGCGAAGAACAGTTGACGCTTATCGTCGTGACTCATTCCATGGCAATTGCCGAGCTCATGGGACGCGTTCTCGAATTGTGCGAGGGCGCGTTACGCGAACCATGAATCGATTCACGCCGATAGCGCGCAGCCTGCGTTACTTCAAGCGATTGCACGCGGGACTCTTTTTCGGAACCCTACTCGCCGCAAGCATCCTCACCGGTGCGCTCATTGTCGGCGATTCCGCGGACTACACCTTGCGCACCTACGCGCTGTCACGCCTGGGCGGAATCCACCTCGTAGTGGTCGCCGGAGATCGCACGTTCTCACAGGGGCTGATTCGCGACGTGGACGCCAAGGTAGACACCCCGCTATCCGGTGCGCTTCTCTTGCGAGGCATGGTCATTCGCCAAGACGCCGCCACCGGCAAACAGACGCAAGTAAACCAAGCCCAGATTACTGGCGTGGAAGACACCTTTTGGTCCTTCGGCAGCGCGGGGCCTCCTGTACTTGGTGAGCGCGAGGCCGCCGTCGACGAGCGGCTTGCCGCCAGACTCGGAGTAAAACCCGGCGACACGCTAGCCCTTCGCATCCCCGTCCCCAGCTTGTTGTCGCGCGATGCGCCGTTGTCCTCGCGAGAGGAAGAGGCTGCCCGGCGCATCAATGTGCGCGTAAGCGCCGTGTTGTCCGACGCGCAGATGGGACGTTTCGGATTGACGGCCACTCAACTCCCGCCATTCAACGTCTTCCTGCGCCTCGGCGATCTTCAATCGCAGATGGAATTGCAGGATCGGGTCAACCTGGTGCTTTTCGGTGGCAACACAGACGCGTCCGCTCTGCAGGCGGCAATTCGGGAATCCTGGAAACCCGAATACAGCGGATTGCGCATCCGGCGCGCCGGCAATGCGGCGCTGCAACTCGAAAGCGACCGCATATTTATCGATGAACCCGTCTACAACGCGGCATCCGCGATACCGCAAGCGCAGGCTACCTTGACGTATCTTGTGAACCGCATAGCCAAAGGGGATCGCTTCACGCCCTATTCCTTCATGACGGCTGGAGCGTGTGCCGACGGCTTGCGCGACGATCAAATTGTGCTCAACTCGTGGCTCGCGAGCGCACTCGATGCGCGCGAGGGAGATTCGATTTCGGTCGCATACTATGAAGTGACGCCCTCCAATCAATTCGTGGAACGCTCGCGTCAGTTCACGGTTCATTCCATCGTTCCCATCGAGTCCCTGAACCTCGAAAAGGAACTCGTGCCCGATTTCCCCGGACTCAGCAATGTCGAGAGCTGCGCCGACTGGAAAATCGGAATGCCGATGGACGACACACTCCTCAAAGACAAATCCAACGAGGAGTACTGGAAACAGTATCGCCAGACCCCCAAGGCATTCGTCACGCTTCGCGCCGGTCAAGAGATGTGGGGGAATCGATTTGGCAAGGTCACGGCGGTTCGATTTCAGGATCCCGCTGCGACGCAGCAGTCAATCGATTCGGAATTGGCTCGGAATGTGGACCCCGCCGATCTTGGCTTTGTGGTCGAAGACGTTCGGACCAAAGCCCTGAAAGCCGTTGGCGAAGCCATCGATTTGGGCGGACTCTTCTTTGGAATGAGCTTCTTTTTGCTGATCTCCGCTCTGACCCTCACCGCACTGCTTTACACACTCGGTGTTCAGCAACGCGCCGGTGAAATTGGCCTCATGCTCGCAATTGGACTGGGCCGCGCTCGCGTCCGCACGCAGTTTCTGACCGAAGGATTTCTCGTGTCCGTGCCCGCGGCCTTGCTTGGCGCACTTATCGGAATTGCTTACGCTCAGGCACTGCTGCAGGGACTTGCCAAGTTCTGGGGCGGCGCTGTCGGTAACATCCACATCCTGTTCCACGCATCCGGTTCTTCGATTGCGTCAGGCGCGGCAGCCACCATATTCTGCGCGCTCGGTGTGACGTTTCTATGTTTGCGGCGCATCATGCGCTTCCCCGCGCGCGAGCTGCTGCAGGGCGATTTCACTCAGCCGCGCCAAACCTATCGCACCGGCAGAATAGGCCGAATTGTGGCTACCTTATCCCTGCTGTCTGCAGTGACCATTACCGCTCTCACCTTCTTCTCCGAAGCGGAAGACGTCTCCATGTCCTTCTTCACTTCCGGATTCCTCGTCTTGCTCGCGGGACTGCTCATCGCGCGCGACATGCTCATACGCGCGGCCTTCAGCAAGAGAGCAGGGCTTCCGACGCCGTGGCGTATCGCCCTGCTTAACGCCTCGCGGCGCAGGTCTCGCAGCTTGGGCATGATCTCGACTCTCGCGTCGGGATGTTTCCTCGTGCTGGCGGTCGCATCCATGCAGAAAGACCCCGCCGCGAACTCCGAAATGCATTGGTCCGGGACCGGCGGCTTCTCGCTCTACGCAGAAACGACGACCCCGCTAATCGATTCCGCGGCGATTTCGAAGGCGTTTCCGGAATTCACCTCTGCCGCGCTGCGCGTACGCGACGGCGACGACGCCAGTTGTCTCAACCTCAACCACGCCCAGACTCCGCGTATCTTTGGTGTGAACACCGAAGCCATGACAGAGATGAAGGCGTTTCTGCCCGCCAATGGTGACAACATCTGGCGTCTGCTCGATTCGGACACAGGCAACACCGTTCCCATCCTTGCCGGCGATGCCAATACCGCCATGTGGGGCCTGAAGATGAAAGTGGGCGATACGCTTGATGTGCTCGACGATTCGGGAAACACGGTCTCGTTAAAGCTCGTTGGTACACTCCCGATGGCGCTCTCGGTATTTCAGGGAACCGTTCTAATTTCGGACGCCGCTTTCACGCGCCTGTGGCCATCCGAACAGGGTTTTCGCGCGTTCCTCGTCGCTTCGGCGTCACCTCCAGCGCCGGAAACCGTGGCAAAGCTCCAGAGCGATTTCTCGCGCGACGGTATGGACGTCATGACGACCGTCGATAGGTTACGCATGTTCTACGCCGTTGAAAGCACCTATCTGAGCATGTTTCTGGCTCTGGGCGGCCTGGGAGTATTGCTGGGGGCCGCCGCCACGGGCATTGTCGTGCTGCGGAACGTATTCGAACGCCGGCGGGAAATCGCGCTGCTCCACGCCTTTGGCTACCCTGCCCCCATGGTGTTCCGGCTACTCCTGCGCGAACACGCGCTTTTGCTCCTCGGCGGCATTCTTGTAGGAGCCGGCGCGGCAACGGTCGCCATGACCCCTGCCTTAGTGTCCATGCAAACCGCCGCAGGCGCCTTGTCACGTTATACCGTCCCCTTCGCGGCGCTACTGCTTGCTGCCGCCAGCGTATGGGCGGCGCTCGTATTTGCCCTGCGCAGTTCAAACATACGCGCGCTTCGATCGGAATAGGCCAGCGTCCCAAGCGACTCATCTTCAAGGGTTTGCGACCGGTCGGCGGCGTAGACCAGGAATCGAAGCACATTCGGAAGTTTTACGAATTCGGGGATGTTCTACAGAGTACGTGCCGCCTGCAAAACTGGTGCTTGGGGTAGGTAAAAAAGGGTATGATGCTCCCTCCTCAAGTCCGTCAATGATTAAATAAGGATGCCCAACGCATGAAACGCTACGGCTTTACGTTGATTGAGCTTCTTGTCGTAATCGCCATCATCGGAATCCTCGCGGCGATTCTTCTGCCCGCGCTTGCGCGTGCCCGCGAGGCCGCACGCCGCGCCAGTTGTCAGAATAACCTCAAGCAAATGGGTCTCGTCTTCAAAATGTACGCCAACGAATCCAAGGGGCAGAAGTTTCCGCCTGTCCAGGGCGTCGCTGAGTACTTCACGGACG
This is a stretch of genomic DNA from Candidatus Hydrogenedentota bacterium. It encodes these proteins:
- a CDS encoding ABC transporter ATP-binding protein, which encodes MLELRNVVKQYDGGENPLRVLSNLNLRVEAGESIAIVGPSGCGKSTLLNLIGSLDSPTSGEVVFKDKNIASLPEADLATFRSAEIGFVFQSHMLLPQCTVLENILLPTLVGKDASTALDRATRLLERVGLRDRASDLPERLSGGERQRVAVVRALINKPSLLLADEPTGSLNQKGAHDLAQLLLELNREEQLTLIVVTHSMAIAELMGRVLELCEGALREP
- a CDS encoding ABC transporter permease — encoded protein: MNRFTPIARSLRYFKRLHAGLFFGTLLAASILTGALIVGDSADYTLRTYALSRLGGIHLVVVAGDRTFSQGLIRDVDAKVDTPLSGALLLRGMVIRQDAATGKQTQVNQAQITGVEDTFWSFGSAGPPVLGEREAAVDERLAARLGVKPGDTLALRIPVPSLLSRDAPLSSREEEAARRINVRVSAVLSDAQMGRFGLTATQLPPFNVFLRLGDLQSQMELQDRVNLVLFGGNTDASALQAAIRESWKPEYSGLRIRRAGNAALQLESDRIFIDEPVYNAASAIPQAQATLTYLVNRIAKGDRFTPYSFMTAGACADGLRDDQIVLNSWLASALDAREGDSISVAYYEVTPSNQFVERSRQFTVHSIVPIESLNLEKELVPDFPGLSNVESCADWKIGMPMDDTLLKDKSNEEYWKQYRQTPKAFVTLRAGQEMWGNRFGKVTAVRFQDPAATQQSIDSELARNVDPADLGFVVEDVRTKALKAVGEAIDLGGLFFGMSFFLLISALTLTALLYTLGVQQRAGEIGLMLAIGLGRARVRTQFLTEGFLVSVPAALLGALIGIAYAQALLQGLAKFWGGAVGNIHILFHASGSSIASGAAATIFCALGVTFLCLRRIMRFPARELLQGDFTQPRQTYRTGRIGRIVATLSLLSAVTITALTFFSEAEDVSMSFFTSGFLVLLAGLLIARDMLIRAAFSKRAGLPTPWRIALLNASRRRSRSLGMISTLASGCFLVLAVASMQKDPAANSEMHWSGTGGFSLYAETTTPLIDSAAISKAFPEFTSAALRVRDGDDASCLNLNHAQTPRIFGVNTEAMTEMKAFLPANGDNIWRLLDSDTGNTVPILAGDANTAMWGLKMKVGDTLDVLDDSGNTVSLKLVGTLPMALSVFQGTVLISDAAFTRLWPSEQGFRAFLVASASPPAPETVAKLQSDFSRDGMDVMTTVDRLRMFYAVESTYLSMFLALGGLGVLLGAAATGIVVLRNVFERRREIALLHAFGYPAPMVFRLLLREHALLLLGGILVGAGAATVAMTPALVSMQTAAGALSRYTVPFAALLLAAASVWAALVFALRSSNIRALRSE